In Sphingobacteriaceae bacterium, the following are encoded in one genomic region:
- the xerD gene encoding site-specific tyrosine recombinase XerD, translated as MADWTVFYSGFKRYLQLEKSLSENTIDAYLGDLKKLQTFSESNYKHSSPLLFTYKQLAKFVEWVAEMGFSDTTQARVVSGIKTFYKYLVLEDELKSSPAELLEKPKITRKLPTPLTIQEIDKMIASIDLSKPGGERNSSILETMYSCGLRVSELVDLRISQMHLSEDFIKVKGKGKKERLIPIGKPAAKKIDAYMRNERSTLSVKKGNEDFVYLNRRGSKLSRVMVFYIIKELAEKAGIKKQLSPHTFRHSFASHLVEGGADLRAVQEMLGHSSITTTEIYTHLDKQYLRDNILSFHPRNKNEL; from the coding sequence ATGGCAGACTGGACGGTTTTTTATTCCGGTTTTAAACGTTATTTACAATTAGAAAAATCCTTATCAGAGAATACAATTGATGCCTATCTTGGAGATTTAAAAAAACTTCAGACCTTTTCAGAATCCAACTACAAACATTCCTCTCCACTTTTATTTACCTATAAACAACTTGCGAAATTTGTTGAATGGGTAGCAGAAATGGGATTTTCGGATACTACACAAGCTCGTGTTGTATCGGGCATCAAGACTTTTTATAAATATTTGGTTTTAGAAGATGAATTGAAAAGTTCGCCGGCAGAATTACTTGAAAAACCAAAAATCACTCGTAAACTGCCAACACCTCTTACAATTCAGGAAATCGATAAAATGATAGCGTCAATTGATTTGAGTAAACCCGGTGGAGAACGGAATAGCAGCATTTTGGAAACCATGTATAGTTGTGGTTTACGTGTGAGTGAATTGGTGGATTTACGAATTAGTCAAATGCATTTAAGCGAAGATTTTATAAAAGTAAAGGGAAAAGGAAAAAAAGAACGTTTAATTCCTATTGGTAAACCGGCTGCTAAAAAAATTGATGCTTATATGAGAAATGAAAGATCTACTCTTTCCGTCAAAAAGGGCAATGAAGATTTTGTTTATTTGAATAGGAGGGGGAGTAAACTAAGTAGGGTAATGGTATTTTATATTATTAAAGAATTGGCAGAAAAAGCCGGTATCAAAAAACAATTAAGTCCGCATACATTTAGGCATTCTTTTGCTTCTCACTTGGTTGAAGGGGGTGCAGATTTGAGGGCTGTGCAAGAGATGTTGGGACATTCAAGTATAACTACAACGGAAATTTATACGCACTTAGATAAACAATATTTACGCGACAATATTTTAAGTTTCCACCCCCGAAATAAAAACGAATTATAA
- a CDS encoding acyl-CoA carboxylase subunit beta has product MDNKIKILEEKKNEAILGGGQKRIDAQHKKNKLTARERIHFLLDENSFEEIGMLVTHRSSDFGLDKEKYLGDGVVTGYGTINGRLVYVFSQDFTVFGGSLSETHAEKICKIMDLAMQNGSPVIGLNDSGGARIQEGVVSLGGYADIFYRNVRSSGVIPQLSAIMGPCAGGAVYSPAITDFILMVENTSYMFVTGPNVVKTVTHEEVSSEELGGAITHASKSGVTHFACANEVEAINHIKQLLSYMPQNCEEDAPSLPYTIGNESRPALNSIIPENPNQPYDMRDVITEIIDEGTFLEVHKLFAENIVVGFARLAGKSIGIVANQPAVLAGVLDIHSSTKAARFVRFCDSFNIPLLVFEDVPGFLPGTDQEWNGIISNGAKLLYAFSEATVPRITVITRKAYGGAYDVMNSKHIGADMNYAWPTAEIAVMGAKGAAEIIFKGEIAEAKDKEAKLKEKENIYKEMFANPYRAAERGFVDEVIKPENTRIKLIKAFKMLENKVDKLPKKKHGNMPL; this is encoded by the coding sequence ATGGATAACAAAATAAAAATTCTCGAAGAGAAAAAAAATGAAGCTATACTGGGCGGAGGTCAAAAACGGATAGACGCCCAACATAAAAAAAACAAATTAACCGCCAGAGAGCGAATTCATTTTTTATTGGATGAAAATTCTTTTGAAGAAATTGGAATGTTAGTTACTCACCGTAGTTCTGATTTCGGATTAGATAAAGAAAAATATTTAGGCGATGGGGTTGTAACCGGATATGGCACAATTAACGGAAGATTAGTTTATGTTTTCTCACAGGATTTTACTGTATTTGGAGGTAGCTTGAGCGAAACTCACGCCGAAAAAATTTGTAAGATTATGGATTTAGCTATGCAAAACGGTTCTCCGGTTATCGGGCTAAATGATAGTGGCGGAGCTCGAATTCAAGAAGGAGTTGTTTCTTTGGGAGGATATGCGGATATATTTTACAGAAACGTGAGAAGCAGCGGTGTTATTCCTCAACTTTCTGCTATTATGGGTCCATGCGCCGGCGGAGCGGTTTACAGTCCTGCTATTACCGATTTTATTTTAATGGTTGAAAATACCAGTTATATGTTTGTAACCGGGCCTAATGTTGTGAAAACAGTAACTCATGAAGAAGTAAGTAGCGAAGAGTTAGGCGGAGCAATTACACATGCCAGTAAAAGCGGAGTAACTCATTTTGCATGCGCTAATGAAGTGGAAGCCATCAATCACATCAAACAACTTTTATCGTACATGCCGCAGAATTGCGAAGAAGATGCTCCTTCCTTACCTTATACAATAGGAAATGAATCACGACCCGCATTAAACAGCATCATACCTGAAAATCCAAATCAGCCCTATGATATGCGAGATGTTATTACAGAAATAATTGATGAAGGAACTTTTTTGGAAGTACATAAATTATTTGCCGAAAATATTGTAGTAGGCTTTGCGCGCTTAGCCGGAAAAAGTATTGGAATTGTTGCCAATCAACCTGCCGTATTAGCCGGTGTATTAGATATTCATTCTTCTACAAAAGCTGCTCGTTTTGTTCGCTTTTGCGATTCCTTTAATATACCTCTCTTGGTATTTGAAGATGTACCGGGATTTTTACCGGGAACAGATCAAGAATGGAACGGAATTATCAGCAATGGAGCTAAATTATTATACGCGTTTAGTGAAGCTACCGTGCCGCGCATTACCGTAATCACAAGAAAAGCATATGGCGGTGCTTATGATGTAATGAATAGCAAACACATTGGAGCAGATATGAATTATGCCTGGCCAACTGCAGAAATTGCAGTTATGGGCGCGAAAGGAGCTGCTGAAATTATTTTTAAAGGTGAAATTGCTGAAGCGAAAGATAAAGAGGCTAAGCTAAAAGAGAAAGAAAATATTTACAAAGAAATGTTTGCTAATCCTTATCGTGCAGCTGAAAGAGGTTTTGTGGATGAAGTAATAAAACCCGAAAACACAAGAATTAAATTGATAAAAGCATTTAAAATGCTGGAAAATAAAGTAGATAAACTTCCAAAGAAAAAACACGGAAATATGCCTTTGTAA
- a CDS encoding TerC family protein encodes MFEGIFTIESVLSLLSLTVMEILLGIDNVIFVSIVMSRLNTSDAKKASMIWMVSGIIMRISLLFILVFLIKGESVLFNLFNHPVQLKDLIMLGGGLFLLVNSTLEIHNKVEGANEEGEEAKTNLKKGFKAIIIQILLIDLVFSMDGIITAIGMANKLPIMATAVLISMIVMFYYSPKIASFINKHPTFKILALSFLVLIAVLLVIEGIHVENIHIPKGYIYFAMAFSFIVELLNLRFRKKTNPVQLRSNTLEDINSLKNDING; translated from the coding sequence ATGTTTGAAGGTATATTCACTATAGAATCAGTATTGAGTTTGTTGAGTTTAACCGTAATGGAAATTCTGTTAGGTATTGACAATGTTATATTCGTTTCCATTGTCATGAGCAGATTAAATACTTCAGACGCTAAAAAAGCAAGTATGATTTGGATGGTGAGTGGTATCATCATGCGCATTTCTTTATTATTCATTTTGGTGTTTTTAATAAAGGGTGAATCGGTTTTATTTAATTTATTTAATCATCCTGTTCAACTCAAAGATTTAATTATGTTAGGGGGAGGTTTATTTTTACTCGTGAACAGTACCTTGGAAATTCATAATAAAGTAGAAGGTGCTAATGAAGAAGGAGAAGAAGCTAAAACCAATTTAAAAAAAGGATTTAAGGCTATCATTATTCAAATTCTTTTAATCGATTTGGTTTTTAGTATGGATGGAATAATTACGGCAATAGGAATGGCCAATAAATTACCAATAATGGCCACCGCAGTTTTAATTAGCATGATTGTTATGTTTTATTATTCTCCAAAAATTGCGTCCTTTATAAATAAACACCCTACTTTTAAAATATTAGCTCTTTCCTTTTTAGTTCTCATTGCCGTTTTATTGGTTATTGAAGGTATTCATGTTGAAAATATCCATATTCCAAAGGGTTATATCTATTTTGCAATGGCTTTTAGTTTTATAGTAGAGTTATTAAATTTACGATTTAGAAAAAAAACAAATCCGGTTCAATTGCGGAGCAATACGCTGGAAGATATCAATTCATTAAAAAATGATATAAATGGATAA